In one Silene latifolia isolate original U9 population chromosome 10, ASM4854445v1, whole genome shotgun sequence genomic region, the following are encoded:
- the LOC141605628 gene encoding phosphatidylinositol 4-phosphate 5-kinase 6-like: MNKDFSGIFKFKVRRSHTASNSKKRSKSNSLFAPMSVAHVDDEEPAATASGPGEVYHAEKVFNNGDLYTGQWVDNLPNGHGKYLWNDGCMYVGEWYKGKTMGKGRFSWPSGATYEGDFNNGFMDGKGTYTGPEGDSYRGFWAMNLKHGNGTKNYVNGDSYQGEWQKGMQEGQGKYQWVNGNSYIGSWENGVIQGNGTLTLGNGNKFEGAWEVGFPKGEGTYTLDDGTSYVGVWNMDSDEMNVTCYPAGGAAEPENPDWDPHELYSVDLNECKVYPEEEILMFPSQKMMSWPSFGGRMGRKSIEANGGRKYYSWDQDVEGMENLQVEDTTPRSSPPILLPKTIKQQGVTICKGHKNYELMLNLQLGIRHSVGRPGPPLKPDLKSSAFDPKEKVWTRFPPEGSKHTPPHPSCEFKWKDYCPLVFRTLRNLFKVDAADYMLSICGNDALRELSSPGKSGSFFYLTHDDKYMIKTMKKSEVKVLLRMLPAYYKHVRTFDDTLVTRFYGLHCVKLTGATQKKVRFVIMGNLFCTEYAIHRRFDLKGSSHGRTTDKPESEIDPTTTLKDLDLNYIFRLQRFWFQEFCRQVDRDCDFLEQERIMDYSLLVGLHFRDSCIKPVTEANGKTNSELLAPRLSRVDETDKLVFDPNQWASVRLGINMPARAEVTVRKTDCEAQIIGEPTGECYEVIIFFGIIDILQDYDISKKLEHAYKSFQYDPTSISAVDPKQYSKRFRDFIFKVFAEDG, translated from the exons ATGAACAAAGATTTTAGTGGCATTTTCAAGTTTAAGGTAAGAAGATCACATACTGCATCAAATTCTAAAAAAAGGTCAAAATCAAACAGTTTGTTTGCACCCATGTCTGTAGCTCACGTAGACGACGAGGAGCCGGCCGCGACAGCCAGCGGTCCAGGGGAGGTATACCATGCTGAGAAGGTGTTTAATAATGGAGATTTATACACAGGTCAGTGGGTGGACAACCTTCCCAATGGGCATGGCAAGTATTTGTGGAATGATGGTTGTATGTATGTTGGTGAATGGTATAAAGGTAAAACAATGGGGAAAGGCAGGTTTAGTTGGCCTTCTGGTGCAACCTATGAAGGGGACTTTAATAATGGTTTTATGGATGGGAAAGGGACTTATACCGGTCCTGAAGGCGACTCGTATAGAGGCTTTTGGGCTATGAATTTGAAGCATGGCAATGGGACTAAGAATTATGTGAATGGTGATTCATATCAAGGGGAATGGCAAAAGGGTATGCAAGAAGGTCAAGGGAAATATCAATGGGTTAATGGGAATTCTTATATTGGTTCTTGGGAAAATGGTGTTATTCAAGGGAATGGTACCTTAACTTTAGGGAATGGAAATAAGTTTGAAGGTGCTTGGGAGGTTGGTTTTCCTAAGGGTGAAGGGACATATACATTGGATGATGGGACTAGCTATGTTGGTGTTTGGAATATGGATTCTGATGAGATGAATGTTACTTGTTATCCGGCAGGAGGTGCGGCTGAGCCTGAAAACCCTGATTGGGACCCACATGAATTGTATTCTGTTGATTTGAATGAGTGTAAGGTATACCCTGAGGAGGAGATTCTCATGTTTCCTTCACAGAAGATGATGAGTTGGCCTAGTTTTGGTGGGAGGATGGGAAGGAAGTCGATCGAAGCGAATGGAGGCCGTAAATATTACTCTTGGGATCAGGATGTTGAAGGTATGGAAAATCTTCAAGTGGAAGATACAACACCTAGGAGCTCTCCTCCAATCCTTCTTCCTAAGACAATCAAGCAGCAAGGTGTCACTATTTGTAAGGGACATAAGAATTATGAGTTGATGCTCAACTTGCAGCTCGGAATCAG ACATTCTGTAGGAAGACCTGGACCACCTTTAAAGCCCGATTTGAAGTCTTCCGCTTTTGATCCCAAGGAAAAAGTTTGGACAAGGTTTCCTCCAGAAGGATCCAAGCACACTCCTCCCCATCCATCCTGTGAGTTCAAATGGAAGGATTACTGCCCACTGGTGTTCAG GACTCTAAGGAACTTGTTCAAAGTGGATGCGGCGGATTATATGTTATCAATTTGCGGCAATGACGCCCTGAGGGAACTTTCATCTCCTGGCAAAAGTGGAAGCTTCTTTTACTTAACACATGATGACAAATACATGATTAAGACTATGAAAAAGTCGGAAGTTAAA GTTCTTCTCAGGATGCTTCCTGCTTATTATAAACACGTCCGAACATTTGATGACACTCTAGTTACCAGGTTTTACGGCCTTCATTGTGTGAAATTGACTGGCGCAACACAGAAGAAA GTGAGATTTGTGATTATGGGGAATCTCTTCTGCACCGAGTACGCCATTCACAGGCGGTTTGATCTCAAGGGTTCTTCTCATGGGCGTACTACTGATAAACCTGAGTCAGAGATCGATCCAACCACTACTCTTAAAGATCTTGACCTGAATTATATCTTTCGGCTACAGAGATTTTGGTTTCAAGAGTTTTGCAG GCAAGTAGATAGAGATTGTGACTTCTTGGAACAAGAGAGAATCATGGACTATAGTCTTTTAGTTGGTTTGCACTTTCGAGATTCTTGTATAAAACCTGTGACAGAAG caaaTGGCAAAACTAACAGTGAATTGTTAGCTCCTCGACTTTCAAGGGTGGATGAAACAGATAAGCTCGTCTTTGATCCTAATCA GTGGGCATCAGTTAGATTAGGGATCAACATGCCAGCACGGGCAGAGGTGACAGTCCGAAAAACAGATTGCGAGGCTCAGATAATCGGAGAACCGACAGGAGAGTGCTATGAAGTCATAATCTTCTTTGGAATAATCGACATTCTACAAGACTACGATATCAGCAAAAAACTAGAGCACGCCTACAAGTCCTTCCAATACGATCCAACCTCAATATCAGCTGTTGATCCTAAGCAGTACTCGAAACGTTTCCGGGATTTCATCTTCAAAGTATTTGCAGAAGATGGTTAA